Proteins encoded in a region of the Prochlorothrix hollandica PCC 9006 = CALU 1027 genome:
- a CDS encoding UDP-N-acetylmuramoyl-L-alanyl-D-glutamate--2,6-diaminopimelate ligase, with protein sequence MELRSLLQDLPGLSALPTHVALDHPVKGLQTNSHACNPGDLFIGMPGTRVDGGEFWAGALAAGAVAAVISQAAYQAKPPSPVDGDPCLIVVDDVTPLCAHLAARFHGYPAQALPLVGVTGTNGKTTTTHLIEFFLSHSQHKPALFGTLYARWQGFQETAAHTTPFATTLQQQLAAAVAAGCSHGVLEVSSHALDQQRVATCPFDVAVFTNLTQDHLDYHPTLEDYFAAKAKLFSPAYLQGRAVVNGDDAYGQRLMQDLPPERVWSYSLSNPGADLWTENLTYGATGVSGLLHTPQGSLPFTSPLVGQFNVANVLGAIGAGLHLGLGLEFMVAALPQFTGVPGRMERVQISPYQDITVVVDYAHTPDSLENLLQASRPFIQGRMICVFGCGGDRDRTKRPLMGAIAARLADVAGVTSDNPRTEDPQQILADVVAGIPPESQFWVQGDRAVAIAQAIAQAQPGDGVLIAGKGHEDYQILGTEKIHFDDREQARSALQQRQATLDNG encoded by the coding sequence CCCATGTCGCCTTAGATCATCCCGTCAAAGGACTGCAAACCAACTCCCACGCCTGCAACCCCGGCGATCTCTTCATTGGGATGCCGGGAACCCGCGTTGACGGGGGAGAATTTTGGGCAGGAGCCTTAGCAGCCGGAGCCGTGGCGGCGGTGATTTCCCAGGCGGCTTACCAGGCCAAACCCCCCAGCCCGGTCGATGGCGATCCTTGCTTGATTGTGGTGGATGATGTCACGCCCCTCTGTGCCCACCTCGCGGCCCGGTTCCACGGCTATCCGGCCCAAGCCTTGCCCTTGGTGGGGGTCACGGGGACCAATGGCAAAACCACCACCACCCATTTAATTGAATTCTTCCTCAGCCACAGCCAGCACAAACCCGCCCTCTTCGGCACCCTCTACGCCCGTTGGCAGGGCTTCCAGGAAACTGCCGCCCACACCACCCCCTTCGCCACGACCCTACAACAGCAACTGGCCGCTGCCGTGGCTGCTGGCTGTAGCCATGGGGTGCTGGAGGTGAGTTCCCACGCCCTCGATCAACAGCGGGTGGCCACCTGTCCCTTCGATGTGGCGGTGTTCACCAACCTGACCCAAGATCACCTGGATTATCACCCCACCCTAGAGGATTACTTTGCCGCCAAGGCCAAGCTCTTTAGTCCTGCTTATTTACAGGGGCGGGCTGTGGTCAACGGCGATGATGCCTATGGCCAGCGCTTAATGCAGGATCTGCCGCCAGAGCGGGTTTGGAGCTATAGCCTTAGCAACCCAGGGGCGGATCTGTGGACCGAAAACCTCACCTATGGAGCCACGGGGGTTAGCGGCCTATTGCACACGCCCCAGGGATCCCTGCCCTTCACCTCCCCCCTGGTGGGTCAGTTCAATGTGGCCAATGTTCTGGGGGCGATCGGGGCCGGACTGCACCTGGGGTTGGGCTTGGAATTCATGGTAGCGGCCCTGCCCCAGTTTACGGGGGTGCCTGGTCGCATGGAACGGGTCCAAATTAGCCCATATCAGGATATTACGGTGGTGGTGGACTATGCCCATACCCCCGATAGTTTGGAAAACCTCCTGCAAGCTTCCCGGCCTTTTATCCAGGGGCGGATGATCTGTGTCTTTGGCTGTGGGGGCGATCGCGATCGCACCAAGCGCCCCCTGATGGGAGCCATTGCGGCCCGTCTGGCGGATGTGGCCGGGGTTACCTCCGATAACCCCCGCACCGAGGATCCCCAGCAGATTCTGGCGGATGTGGTGGCGGGAATTCCCCCAGAGTCCCAGTTTTGGGTTCAGGGCGATCGGGCAGTCGCCATTGCCCAGGCCATTGCCCAGGCTCAACCGGGAGATGGGGTGTTGATTGCCGGTAAGGGCCACGAGGACTACCAAATTCTAGGGACCGAGAAAATCCACTTTGACGATCGCGAACAGGCCCGATCGGCCCTGCAACAGCGGCAGGCCACGTTAGATAACGGCTAA
- a CDS encoding Uma2 family endonuclease encodes MAEFSVQLMPTDQPLVLEMPPGELWSDEPPLESDLHREHIERLLRLLKWHWRDRTDYYASGNLTIYYNPKQLKSRDFRGPDFFVVLGAENRSRNSWVVWEERDQYPHVIIELLSESTATVDRGLKKQLYQDVFRTPHYFWFHPRTLELAGFELVQGQYQAIPANAEGHLWCESLGLFVGLADRSLWFFTAAGDRVLLPEEAAAQQAQAAAQREQAAAQQAQAAAQQAQAAAQQAQAAAQREATERQRAEAEAQRAETERQRAETQTQLAQAEAQRAETERQRAETQTQQAQAAAQRAETERQRADRAEAQRAEAEAQVAQLLAQLQQQQQQGEGED; translated from the coding sequence ATGGCAGAATTTTCAGTGCAATTGATGCCCACGGATCAGCCCTTGGTGTTGGAGATGCCACCGGGGGAACTATGGAGTGACGAACCGCCTTTGGAATCAGACCTACACCGGGAGCACATCGAGCGCCTGTTGCGGCTATTGAAATGGCACTGGCGCGATCGCACTGACTACTACGCCAGCGGAAACCTGACCATTTATTACAACCCAAAGCAACTGAAGTCGCGGGATTTTCGGGGTCCGGACTTTTTTGTGGTGCTGGGGGCAGAGAATCGCAGTCGCAATAGTTGGGTGGTCTGGGAAGAAAGGGATCAGTATCCCCATGTGATCATTGAGTTACTGTCGGAATCCACAGCGACGGTCGATCGGGGGCTGAAAAAGCAGTTGTACCAGGACGTGTTCCGCACCCCCCATTATTTTTGGTTTCATCCCCGGACCTTAGAATTAGCAGGTTTTGAGCTAGTGCAAGGCCAGTATCAGGCCATTCCTGCCAATGCTGAGGGCCATCTCTGGTGCGAGAGTTTGGGGTTATTTGTGGGCCTAGCCGACCGTAGTCTTTGGTTTTTCACGGCGGCGGGCGATCGGGTGCTGTTACCAGAAGAAGCCGCAGCCCAGCAAGCGCAAGCCGCAGCCCAGCGGGAGCAAGCCGCAGCCCAGCAAGCGCAAGCCGCAGCCCAGCAAGCGCAAGCCGCAGCCCAGCAAGCGCAAGCCGCAGCCCAGCGGGAGGCAACTGAGCGCCAACGGGCGGAAGCCGAAGCTCAGCGAGCGGAAACTGAGCGCCAACGGGCGGAAACTCAAACCCAGCTTGCGCAAGCTGAAGCTCAGCGGGCGGAAACTGAGCGCCAGCGGGCGGAAACTCAAACCCAGCAGGCGCAAGCCGCAGCCCAGCGAGCGGAAACTGAGCGCCAACGGGCCGATCGTGCTGAAGCTCAGCGAGCAGAAGCTGAAGCCCAGGTGGCCCAGCTCTTAGCCCAACTTCAGCAGCAGCAACAACAAGGGGAAGGGGAGGATTAA
- a CDS encoding Uma2 family endonuclease, with product MAEFSVPLMPTDQPEMPSGELWSDEPPLESDLHRDHINRLLRLLKWHWRDRTDYYASGNLTIYYNPKQLKSRDFRGPDFFVVLGAENRSRNSWVVWEERDQYPHVIIELLSESTATVDRGLKKQLYQDLFQTPHYFWFDPYTLELAGFELVQGQYQALSPNDQGHLWCESLGLFVGIEDRSLWFFTAAGDRVLLPEEAAAQQAQAAAQRAETERQRADRAEAQRAEAEAQVAQLLAQLQQQQQGEQGFEHP from the coding sequence ATGGCAGAATTTTCAGTGCCATTGATGCCCACGGATCAGCCGGAGATGCCATCCGGGGAATTATGGAGTGACGAACCTCCCTTAGAGTCCGACCTACATCGAGATCATATAAATCGCCTGTTGCGGCTATTGAAATGGCACTGGCGCGATCGCACTGACTATTACGCCAGCGGTAACCTGACTATTTATTACAACCCCAAGCAACTGAAGTCGCGGGATTTTCGGGGTCCGGACTTTTTTGTGGTGCTGGGGGCAGAGAATCGCAGTCGCAATAGTTGGGTAGTCTGGGAAGAAAGGGATCAGTATCCCCATGTGATCATTGAGTTACTGTCGGAATCCACAGCGACGGTCGATCGGGGACTGAAAAAGCAGTTGTACCAGGATTTGTTCCAAACGCCCCATTATTTTTGGTTTGATCCCTATACCTTAGAATTAGCGGGTTTTGAGCTAGTGCAAGGTCAGTACCAAGCTCTTAGTCCCAATGATCAGGGCCATTTGTGGTGCGAGAGTTTGGGGTTATTTGTGGGAATAGAAGACCGTAGTCTTTGGTTTTTCACGGCGGCGGGCGATCGGGTGCTGTTACCCGAAGAAGCCGCAGCCCAGCAAGCGCAAGCCGCAGCCCAGCGGGCGGAAACTGAGCGCCAACGAGCCGATCGTGCTGAAGCTCAGCGGGCAGAAGCTGAAGCCCAGGTGGCCCAGCTCTTAGCCCAACTTCAGCAGCAGCAGCAAGGGGAACAGGGGTTCGAGCACCCTTGA
- a CDS encoding transposase yields SEPSSVAIIRNTAGQYHASFVVEISPINIEPLRPSIGVDLGIKTFAFLSTGDRVESPGYNRLDRKTRRFQRKLARQVKGSKRRAKTRLRLAKLKLKNGQYPKRLSAQDHDPANPRKSSGGVGGSGGEEYAW; encoded by the coding sequence CTCTGAACCTAGCTCTGTGGCCATTATCCGTAACACGGCTGGGCAATACCATGCCAGCTTTGTAGTGGAGATTAGTCCCATCAACATTGAGCCACTACGGCCCTCAATTGGGGTAGATCTAGGCATCAAAACCTTTGCCTTTCTCAGCACAGGTGATCGGGTAGAATCCCCTGGATATAATCGGTTAGACCGAAAGACGCGACGGTTTCAGCGTAAGCTGGCCCGCCAAGTTAAAGGGTCTAAGCGTCGCGCAAAGACTAGGCTGCGCCTTGCAAAGCTGAAGCTAAAAAACGGCCAATATCCGAAAAGACTTTCTGCACAAGACCACGACCCAGCTAATCCACGAAAATCAAGTGGTGGTGTTGGAGGATCTGGCGGTGAAGAATATGCTTGGTAA
- a CDS encoding RNA-guided endonuclease InsQ/TnpB family protein, with translation MHENQVVVLEDLAVKNMLGNRKLARAISEQGWGTARTMCEAKANMVNDREVRIISRWEPTSQICSDCGFRWGKVALSVRSILCVSCGTEHDRDGNAAKNIEKSGLGLTQDSKWTKNGRKTRMSGNPTALSSQPYSEQLGLFA, from the coding sequence ATCCACGAAAATCAAGTGGTGGTGTTGGAGGATCTGGCGGTGAAGAATATGCTTGGTAATCGGAAGTTGGCACGGGCCATCAGTGAGCAAGGTTGGGGCACCGCACGAACCATGTGCGAGGCCAAGGCCAACATGGTTAATGATCGAGAGGTCAGGATCATCAGTCGGTGGGAGCCAACCAGTCAGATCTGTTCTGATTGTGGCTTTCGGTGGGGCAAGGTTGCTCTATCGGTTCGTTCCATCCTCTGTGTGAGTTGCGGAACCGAACATGATAGAGATGGTAATGCCGCCAAAAATATCGAAAAGTCTGGGTTGGGGCTAACCCAAGACTCTAAATGGACAAAGAACGGGCGTAAGACCAGGATGTCTGGCAATCCGACTGCTTTGTCTAGCCAGCCGTACAGCGAACAGCTTGGACTATTCGCCTAG
- a CDS encoding TROVE domain-containing protein: MSHYQFFTQSPKTPQTQPIPGREAEMIPGRSGGWMFKADSWQTLRRCLLIGTAQGSYYAGKQELTQDFATVLRSAIAQDPDRVASEIIYASDGRALNNSAPLLALVLLSMGSQPAAKAAFLRSFPQVVRTGSHFYEWLSYSKSLRGFGKVVRQAGRQWLSNPDGTALAYQLLKYQQRHGFSHRDALRLFHVKPPSPDHDRLFAWVSQGWDGLPPEPPAPALRQIWWYEWLKRHPDRPCHAIQQGKLTHEMAAPVGQMTVKAWTLLLESMPIGALLRNLGSLTQLGVLSPQSHKAKKANQALKRVAQVLTSSDHLRRGRIHPIDVLKALKTYRSGGSLGQSRKTWEPLPAVVEILETALDRSFTALPATGKAILHAVDVSGSMGYYTVGSLGLTCCEVATTLALASAKAEKKAIIRGFATEFRDLGITAADSFASAIAKASDQNFGGTDAAVAYGWALRQKVWVDLFCFWTDCETWAGRQHPSQALGEYRRKVNPKAKAVYVTLVPSGISLVDPQDSQSWDVAGFDPTTPRLLQLIALGEV, encoded by the coding sequence ATGAGTCACTATCAATTTTTTACCCAGTCCCCCAAAACTCCCCAAACCCAGCCCATCCCTGGACGGGAAGCGGAGATGATCCCCGGACGATCGGGGGGGTGGATGTTCAAAGCGGATTCCTGGCAGACCCTGCGCCGCTGCCTGCTGATCGGGACAGCCCAGGGCAGCTACTATGCCGGGAAACAGGAGCTAACCCAGGACTTTGCCACGGTGCTGCGATCGGCCATTGCCCAGGATCCCGATCGGGTGGCTTCCGAAATTATCTATGCCAGTGATGGCCGCGCCCTCAACAACAGTGCCCCCCTCTTGGCCCTGGTGCTGCTGTCCATGGGGTCCCAGCCCGCCGCTAAGGCCGCCTTTCTGCGCAGTTTTCCCCAGGTGGTGCGCACCGGTAGCCATTTCTATGAGTGGCTCAGCTACAGCAAATCCCTGCGGGGGTTTGGCAAAGTGGTGCGACAGGCGGGCCGCCAGTGGCTCAGCAACCCCGATGGCACGGCCCTGGCCTACCAACTGCTGAAATACCAGCAGCGCCATGGGTTCAGCCATCGGGATGCCTTGCGCCTGTTCCATGTCAAACCCCCCAGCCCGGATCACGATCGCCTCTTTGCTTGGGTGAGCCAGGGCTGGGATGGCTTACCCCCGGAACCCCCTGCTCCGGCCCTGCGCCAAATCTGGTGGTATGAATGGCTGAAGCGCCACCCCGATCGCCCCTGCCATGCCATCCAACAGGGCAAGCTGACCCATGAAATGGCGGCTCCTGTGGGCCAAATGACTGTTAAAGCCTGGACTCTGTTGCTGGAATCCATGCCCATTGGGGCACTATTGCGGAACCTGGGTTCCCTGACCCAGTTGGGGGTGTTGTCGCCCCAATCCCATAAGGCTAAAAAGGCTAATCAAGCCCTGAAACGGGTGGCCCAAGTGCTCACCAGCAGCGACCATCTGCGGCGGGGGCGCATCCACCCCATTGATGTGCTGAAAGCTCTGAAAACCTACCGATCGGGGGGAAGCCTAGGCCAGAGCCGCAAAACCTGGGAACCTCTGCCCGCAGTGGTGGAAATCTTGGAAACGGCCCTCGATCGTTCCTTTACGGCCCTGCCTGCCACGGGGAAAGCAATCCTCCATGCCGTCGATGTGTCTGGTTCCATGGGCTACTACACGGTGGGATCCCTGGGGTTGACCTGCTGCGAGGTGGCCACTACCCTGGCCTTGGCTAGCGCGAAGGCGGAGAAAAAGGCCATTATTCGCGGGTTTGCGACGGAGTTCCGCGATTTAGGCATTACGGCGGCGGATAGTTTTGCCAGTGCGATCGCCAAGGCCAGTGACCAAAACTTTGGGGGAACCGATGCGGCGGTAGCCTATGGCTGGGCACTGCGCCAGAAGGTCTGGGTGGATTTGTTCTGTTTCTGGACGGACTGCGAAACCTGGGCGGGACGGCAGCACCCCAGCCAAGCCCTGGGGGAGTATCGCCGCAAGGTGAACCCCAAGGCCAAGGCGGTGTATGTGACCCTGGTGCCCTCTGGTATTTCCCTGGTGGATCCCCAGGATTCTCAGTCTTGGGACGTTGCCGGCTTTGACCCCACCACCCCCCGCCTGCTGCAACTGATCGCCCTTGGGGAGGTTTAA
- the cobW gene encoding cobalamin biosynthesis protein CobW, with product MAKIPVTIITGFLGAGKTTLIRNLLQNNHGRRIAVLVNEFGEVGIDGDLLRSCQVCPDDESPATPSAGAMATNTATNTATNTATNTATNTATNIVELTNGCLCCTVQEEFLPTMQTLLERRDSIDCIVIETSGLALPKPLVQAFRWPEIRTAATVDGVVTVVDCESLALGQLVGDLEALEAQRRADDSLDHETPIAELFEDQLACADLVLLSKVDRVTVSDRQRVESWLRDQLQPSVKVVSCHRGQANLDLLLGINGAVEDDLHNRPSHHDHGDHGDHDHDHDHDHHDHDHDDDITAVPLVLDHAFEPGILLQTLQELVKTYDIYRIKGFVAVPGKPLRLVVHGVGRRLESFYDRPWQPEELRQTRLVVIGHDLDPEVIRGAIVAAAPVPA from the coding sequence ATGGCTAAAATTCCTGTCACTATCATCACCGGTTTCCTGGGCGCGGGGAAAACCACCCTGATTCGCAACCTGCTGCAAAATAACCACGGGCGGCGCATTGCGGTGCTGGTCAATGAGTTTGGGGAGGTGGGCATTGATGGGGACCTGCTGCGATCGTGCCAAGTCTGCCCCGATGACGAATCCCCCGCGACCCCCAGTGCGGGTGCGATGGCTACCAATACGGCTACCAATACGGCTACCAATACGGCTACCAATACGGCTACCAATACGGCTACCAACATTGTGGAACTGACCAATGGATGCCTGTGCTGCACGGTGCAGGAGGAGTTTCTGCCCACGATGCAAACCCTCCTGGAGCGGCGGGATTCCATTGATTGCATTGTCATTGAAACCTCTGGGTTGGCCCTGCCGAAGCCCCTGGTGCAAGCCTTCCGCTGGCCCGAAATCCGCACGGCGGCTACGGTGGATGGGGTGGTGACGGTGGTGGACTGCGAAAGTTTAGCCCTGGGGCAGTTGGTGGGGGATCTGGAAGCCCTGGAAGCCCAGCGACGGGCCGATGACAGTTTGGACCATGAAACGCCGATCGCGGAGCTGTTTGAGGATCAGCTTGCCTGTGCGGATCTGGTGTTGTTGAGTAAGGTGGATCGGGTGACGGTGAGCGATCGCCAGCGGGTGGAGTCGTGGTTGCGGGATCAGTTGCAACCCAGCGTGAAGGTGGTGTCCTGTCACCGGGGCCAAGCGAATCTAGATCTGTTGTTGGGGATTAATGGGGCGGTGGAGGATGATCTCCACAATCGCCCCAGCCACCATGACCACGGGGACCACGGGGATCACGACCATGATCATGACCACGATCACCACGATCATGATCATGATGACGATATTACGGCGGTGCCCCTGGTGTTAGATCACGCTTTTGAGCCGGGGATTCTGCTGCAAACCTTACAGGAGTTGGTAAAAACCTATGATATTTATCGCATTAAGGGGTTTGTGGCGGTGCCGGGAAAACCGCTGCGCTTGGTGGTGCATGGGGTGGGCCGACGGTTGGAGAGTTTTTACGATCGCCCCTGGCAACCGGAGGAACTCCGCCAAACCCGTCTGGTGGTGATTGGCCATGATCTGGATCCTGAGGTGATCCGGGGGGCGATCGTGGCCGCTGCCCCTGTCCCAGCCTAA
- a CDS encoding Uma2 family endonuclease, whose translation MIALSDHSYMTPADYLAWEVQQETRHEYLQGEVYAMAGGTLAHNDITINLISLLKAHLKGTSCKVRASDAQVCIGDRSCYFYPDVVVSCNPQDNRARRFIEFPCVIIEVLSPTTEHYDRGQKFHHYRRLETLRDYLLVSSDRLNVELFHLSDGQKWEFTPYEPDDRVQLASLDFECSIAQIYEDIIFPDPTPTPSIWESSVNAHQDSQSNS comes from the coding sequence ATGATTGCCCTCTCTGATCACTCCTACATGACTCCTGCCGACTACCTAGCCTGGGAAGTCCAACAAGAGACCCGTCATGAGTACCTCCAGGGTGAAGTTTATGCCATGGCAGGGGGTACCCTAGCCCACAACGACATTACCATCAACCTGATTTCTCTCCTGAAAGCCCACCTTAAAGGTACGTCCTGTAAAGTTCGCGCCAGTGATGCCCAAGTTTGTATTGGCGATCGAAGCTGTTATTTTTATCCCGATGTAGTGGTCAGTTGTAACCCCCAAGATAACCGTGCCCGGAGATTCATCGAGTTTCCTTGCGTGATCATCGAAGTTCTATCCCCCACCACAGAACACTACGATCGGGGTCAGAAATTTCATCATTATCGCCGTCTGGAAACCCTGCGGGACTATCTGTTAGTTAGCTCCGATCGCCTGAATGTGGAACTGTTCCACCTGAGCGATGGCCAAAAATGGGAATTTACCCCCTATGAACCTGACGATCGGGTGCAACTGGCCAGCCTGGATTTTGAGTGTTCGATCGCCCAAATTTACGAAGACATTATTTTTCCTGACCCAACCCCAACCCCATCGATCTGGGAATCGTCCGTTAACGCTCATCAAGACAGCCAAAGCAACAGCTAA